The DNA segment aacaaataaaataaaaaacttttagtaaaaaaaaacgGTATCGTTTTATTTAAAATGGAATGATTTTTTGtagcgtttttataaaaaacgcagCAAAACATTAACAATAAcagcgttttttataaaaatgtcacaAAAAAATCATCTCAAAAAAGGCGCGGTCTTATTCCGAAATTTCCCCCCTCTAAAACCCCTAATTTTTTCCCCTAAAATCGATATCCTCAAAACACCCCTAATCTCACCCCTCCGTTTCTCTTTTCAATCAAGAAACTCTCCAGCAGCAGTCTTGATTTGGTTTCCAGTTAGACTCTGAGATAGAAGTGATGGCAGTGAACCAGACGGCGGTGTTGAAGGTGGGGCTCTGAGATAGAAGAGATGGTGGTGAACCAGACGCCGGCGTTGAAGGTGGGGTTCTGTCTATTGGCATTTCATGGAAGGATTAGTAGCCTTCAGCCACACTTCCAACACTTGCCCACCTTGCCTTTGCGATTGCTCTTCTCAGCCTCTTCTCACAATCCCTGAAGGTATTCCAAGATCTGGCTCGATCTCATCTCCTCCTTTCTTGTTTCCGTTAATTGATTCTTTTTGGTGTTAAAAGTTAAgtcaaacataaacattattCATATATAGGACCCATAAACTGCCTTTGGGACTTTGGTCGGTCGAATGGGATAACCACATTGAACAAACACTATTGAATTTTTGTTCTCAATATCTTTGGCTATTCCACTTTCAGTTGATTATTAGTTATAAGCTCTTTAGGAATTACTGATGATTGAGATGCTTATACAGAGGAAGTTGTACACAATTATGGAGATTTGCCATCTTTTTGATCAAAATTTCAGAGAACATTTAGATGAGGTGTATGTATCACGTCTTATTTTACCTTCCTTAATACACCTGTCTTTAACATCATTCAATTTTTTCCAATTTTGTTAGAGATTTTGTCTTGACTTTCAATGTTGTTCACAGGCATACTGGTGGTGATAAGGTTTACAATGTTTTCGACAACCAACTTCCTGCTGCTTTGAAAAGGTTGCAATTTGACAGACAACTATCAATGGAGAATTTAGGAAGCTTATTACTGAAGCTGATGGCTATCAACCACATTTAATAGCTCCTGAACAAGGATCTCATCGTTTGATTGAATCTACTTTAGTTACTATCAGAGGTCTAGCTGAGGCTGCTGTTGATGCGATATGAaagtaaattttagaaaaaatggtATATCTGTCATATTCAATTTTGCATACCAAGGTCAtctggttttctttttctttcagcATCAGTTCAGTTGTGATtcttaaaaaacatttttttttctttcaagtaTCAAGATTCTTGCAATCTTCTTCTATTTAGTTGTCTTACATacttgctatcctcttctatttAGTTGTCTTACATAAAAaatgttgataatttttaattgctATTAAGGTCTCGGTTTGCTAGAGATCATGTTGGTCATAGAGTGATGCTTCAAATTGGATTGATTTCATTTGTTACATTTTTCAGACTCATTCCATTCTGAAGGATCTGGTTCACAAGGCTATGAGTGAAACTCCAGTATGTTCCCATCTTTGCTTATATTGTTCatgcatcaaagaaattttgcCTGCTATTTTTCTATCTTGATTTTTTATATTGAACATTGAACAAGACTTGGATGGGGCATTTTCATCATTACATGAGCAAAGTTATTTTTTGACTTGTATAATACCATTATAACAACCATGAACTAGAATTACATGTGATATTAGTAACTTGTACCAGCCTTTTACAGACCAATTATCATTGCAATTATGAGTAGGAAGATAACTATAGATGAATTTAGTGGAGAGGAGAAAAGCATAGCTGTCTTTAAGATCATATGTAAAtgattttctctctttctttctatcTGATCAGACGTCAAGGGATTTTCAAGGAAACAATAGATCACCTGTATAATGCAGCCACTCAGGAGTGGGAAACTACTTTGAATCAGCTACTAATAGAGCTTGATGGGTTTGATATTGGCAAGGTGTTATATTTTCGGCTGCTACAAATTGTAGAGATTTGTTAGATCCTGCACTTCTCAGGCAAGGTCGTTTTGATCGCGAGGTTAATTTCCATCACTTGAATAGCAGATCTAATTAGGTAATATATCTCatcaatacaaaaatatattCGAATCACTTTATCACTCATCACTTGATCTAATTAGTTAATAGCAGATCTAATTAGTTAATTTCCATCACTTGAATAGCAAATTTCATTATATTACattttttagtattaaatttttcatgaaattataataatttaataaaatcattttttactCATCGATTATCATAATGTATTTAGTTAAACAATCagtaaatattaaaatgataacaaGTGTGGAGTCtgacatattatatttttattgtaaaatatgcatatgtataattaataaacacttctctatttaattaaaaaaataaaaatagtggcCAAATAAAATACTATAAGGTAATACTCATGACtcttaaaatatgtgaaaatagaataaattatCTTAAAAAAGGCTACAGTCATCGCACAAATAATTTATTGATTCAATATATTGAATATGATTGATAATTTTGAATTAAGAAATCTGATAGATTATACAAATTTTTAAACACTCAAAATTATAATTACTAATTTGAAACTTTTGCTGTATTTTGCATGCAGTCTCAGGGATGCTTATCTATTTATTGTTTCTATATACAACCCTTGTACTGGCCTTCCTTTATTGGTTGCCAAGGAGGAAAAAGTTGGAATCCTAGTGCTGTACTTGCACAAAATAAGTTTTCAATCATATTTTCTATCCAACATCCATTCTTTGGTcgcaaaatgattaaaatatatatttttttttcaatctaatGTTCTTCATTGATATTAGTATGTtccactttttctttctttcattgttGCAGACCATTTTTCTATGGCACCACAAAAATCAGTGGAAACTATTGGGAAAAACTTGAGAGATCAATATGAGAAGTGGCAGCCCAAGGTTTGAACACCATCTTATACCACGTCTCATTACAGGCTATTCCATCAAGTTTAGAATCTAATTCTTTCTATTAAACATGGCCTGGCTCACAGTAAGGTCAAAGTTGATCCTACAGTGGATGAAGTGAAGAAACTTTGTAATACATGTTGCAGATATGCCAAGTTAGAGAGTTTTATTTCATTACAATGGACATGGTGTTCCAAAGCCAACTGCAAATGGTGAAATCTGGCTGTTTAATAAGATGTTCACTTGTTTAACTGTTAGGAATCAATTCTTGTTGCTTTTCTTTTGCTCTATTTGCCAATTTTTCTCCTTGTTAAGCCTGAACATTTCCTGTGCAGAGTTATACACAGTATATTCCCTTGCCTATCAGCAATCTTGATTCTTGGCTAAAAACACCTTCTATATATGTTTTTGATTGCTCTGCTGCAGGAATGGTTGTTTGTCTTCCTTCCCTAGCCTTATCTGCTGCAGGAATGGTTGTTAATGCCTTCATTGAGGTACTTGCTCGCGTTCTATCCTCAATTTGTCACTAGTATATTTTCTGGCTGGTGCTATTCAAATAGACATCATTGTCTTCCTTCTCTAGccttatttgattttctttttttctttatttgaatttgattgataGCTTCTTGACTGTGGCACTTCTAACTACCCTGGATCTTCAAGAGACTGCATTCTTCTGGCTGCGTGTGAAGCACATGAGACTCTTCCTCAAAGTGCTGAATTTCCTTCCTGTGTTTACTTCTTGTCTTACTACACCTATCAAAATGACATTGAGATGGTAAAAGTTCTGTTTGACTTGTTTACATATCTAAATAATAGATTGTTTGAGGATAGGCCATGGATTtggtgatattttttatttaaactatgTAGGTTTTAGATGCAACGCCTGTACATGCAAAGGCACATGATTAATAACATGATCAATGACTTTTGTCGAAACAAATTCTAATTCTTGCATTATGGTggcattattaaaaatttatctttccATCTCATAATTCAAAGAGATCAGATAATGTGCTTTGACAGATGTGGCCTTGAGGGTCATATAAGTGATTTCCTTATTGGCCTGACTTTGGCTTACAGGTGCATACTTTGGCTTTCTGTTCCGGTGTTTTGGATTCTCTGGCGGTTGAATTGAAAGCATCAAAGGAATTCTCTAAGTTATATGCAGGCATTGCAGTACTTTGGCTTCACATAAGCTTGAACCAGCCCTCTGTTGtatattgtttcttcttcttttttttttttatctttttcctttGATTAATGAGAGGTGATGAAGAATTGGCATTATTTTCTCACGAGGATAAATTTGGTTTTAGAAATTGTAATACTTTGTCTGTTTGTGTgtgttatttttatgtattaaattacatattgaatcaatgttatatattaaatttaaattcattaatttttatatttagttttgaagtttaaattttaatggaaaatttaatttaattaatatattttatttatccttaaaagtatggattttaaatttcaaatttcaagaattaaacataatataatatttaaaatagaaataaatattatttaattaaaataaaataattttttaaaaggttatgatttttagtggcgtttgtggaaaaagcgccgTTAAATGTCGtgttttttagcggcgtttgtgtcatgacttttagcggcgttttttttcaTAAACGCCACAAAATGTTAGCGGCgttgcctttagcggcgttttttgtggcgtttgtaaaagcgccgctataggccccaaaaaacgccgttaaaaacctgttttgctgtagtgtttGATGTTTACTTTTCCACCTATGAACTAAATTAGACaatcttttcaaaattaaccttttcATAGGCACTTAGACATAGATGTTGTGAATTGTACAGAGAAGATCGTTCATTGCAGTTATTAATCCAAAGTTTTGTAGATATACAGTAACATAGATTTCTAGCTTAAATCTAGCTATCGAAAGAGGCAGGTTACAGTAGTAATCTCTGAGTAGTTGATTAGACAATCTTTTGCCATGACATTATTTTGATATGAGCATTTCACCTGAATAATTCCAGCCCTGTTCATTTAATAATAGAATTACTCTTACTTTTCTCTGTAATTTGCCACTACATTTTATTtgtcatatcaattttcaatttttagcattaaattatattaattcattATACCAACTTCTTATTCAGTTTAAAAGTATTTCCATCTATTTAGTGTAGTTAATAGGtattataataacttaatcaGCTTTTTACCAATTTTcgatccctatggagacgatacttacttatcactttattacttgaatgacgtTTACACTTGCACAATTGCATTAGTATTTTACATGCAACAATAGTTCGTGCTGATATGCATACAGATACAAAATGAATGAAAGAGGAAAGCATAATGAGACAGATATGTAAAGAGCCATAAAGATATACATTAATGCCAAAGTTTATAAAGAAGGCCTTATGGTGATGTTAATGTCTGCACAGAAGTTATAGTGCTCtaattatgtatttaataaaatGAAGATTGTACAATGAGTTATCCATAATAAGTAAAACGAGGTATTTCAAAGTAAAAGAActagaaaattttataatgtcACTACTCGTTTAGTACATAGACGAATAGAGAAGTCTAGGTTACATTTATTTTAAGAAGTAACACCCAATACTCAAATTTAATTGATTGGGTCGGGTGGAGGGTGTTTTATGCTTGGTATTAGAGCATAGTTTAGTCAGTTATCAGATGACATAGAAGTAACtgactagactgacagtacatcggatAGGACCCAAGTAGATTAGATCCTAAATCCGTTCATTGATCTATTcgcttgtgacattcatagtgtgacataccaaAATCCTGAGTGGATTGTGGACTATGCAAGGTGTGTTGGATGTATGACTTTTGCAGTATGTAGCggcattcacaatagtggaattcatgacccgagacatgggtaaatgatatcctcttattggcattacatggttgatgaaaagtaaacatggccataAGTCTTTCATCTTTATGATAAATAACTTAATTACTATTCGataataattgacttttcatgaaagaatatgtaatagttaccatgagataaaataagaccATATTAGGAagacaaatattttctcaatgtgattaaggatatcctatgaaggtaaTACACTTATGACAATATCATTAGACGAacactgagtagttgctttcgtaatggtatgtcgttagggagagctcagtcacgatactatagttgAATGACTTCGCGACTAAATgactttataattaataggccaaaagccaaaacttaatcataaataatttcttccctaattacatatgtctaaTCAGTCCCTCTACTAGCTTGtggaaaccaaaaatgaattgcgtgtttgaatagaaataaacagaatgaatagaaaaagagaaatgagaaacatttaggaatgattatggttttttcTGTTATgaaaaaatggaatcatttggaaaagAATGTAGGTTCCTAAAAaggaaatagaaatggaaatgattcatttgcaattctatatggattacttaaaaatgattggaagaatgagtttatgttttttagttgttttgaagctcgaaaattaaaatgCACCATTCAGTCATTGTGAACATGTTGAGTtctgaaatattaaacatattttctgaaaattatataaggggtaaaatcatcaaaaatttacTAGGGTAAAATAGGAatgagaaaattgtttaatatagaatattatagtttattttaggaaatagaaaaaccaaatcgggttggatcacattatagaGTACTGGGTCAAAGGGCctaagaagtactcgtaattggacttgATGTGAGAGAGGCCTAAAACCCATCATATAACATGAAAGGGGTGGCAAGCCTAGTAGAAATACTAGGGTGTGACATCCACCccactcctactctaagtaggaagttgtttttctaattgaaataaaccactacaactcaacaagtGTTTTACCTTGTCatcttataaatagatgacaccaatAGAGCTATTCACATAACATTGAGAGATTGTTACTAGTTTACAGTGGAATTTACAAgtatacacagtcgttatcaagtaataaatgaGTAAAAAGAGTATCGTCTCCATAAAGATTGTATCTATTAATcaacaattataaaattaataatttacaagttggttaagaaaataaaatatttgaaggtGATAGATGtcctaattaaattaataactaatatgcaaatgagataaaataaaatacaatgaatttttaacaacaatttagaagttttaacaacaataacatgaataaaataagctagaacaattacaacttttgatttaatttattcatAATCATGCTTAACAAATGTTTCAGAAAAATTTTAGGGCAACTCGATTATTTATTAACTTGGAATCTAAAATCATAAGCTTCTTTCGAAGTCTTGTATTTATTGCTTAGAAAAACTTGAATATTTCTATGTCAACATTTAACTAAAGATTCCTTAGAATTCAAGCAAAGTAATAGGGATGAGtttgtttgaaataatttaattagataaacctaaagttatgcaaggtaataatgTTCTTTCGAATTATTACGAAcctttaatttctttttgttcgaatataaaataaatatgcatCTTCTAATTATTACATCCATTAATCACCATTCAGTTATGAATATGTAATTAATTCTAATGCagtcaaacatattttaatgcatgaaCAACATGAAAGATTTTAATTGGAAGCATAAGTAATTGAGGCATAGAACATTATAAACATGAATTTAATGAATCAAATCAAGGCATTGCAACCATTCTAGCTAAAACAAATTAAGTCATTATAATTAATGGAAAAACAATCAAATAATTTTCAATCATGTTTGTAGACTAAGAATAATTTAAAGAGATAAGAATAAGAAACCCTGAGAAGATTTTGGTGATTTCCTGAGAATTATATATTGTGGCTTCCTTTGAATTTTGTCGCTGCTCTAATGCAAATTACTCCTCAAGGTGGTCGGCCAAGAGAGCTTTCTCTCAAGAACTACTTACTAGAGGAAATTTCAAAGAGAGGATGAGAGAAATGAAAGGAAATGGAAGGCTTAGGTGTAGAGGGAAAGGAGAATGAActaaatgttttaaatgatagATGTTGAATGAAGGGTTGTATTTATAAATGAGGGAAGGCTTGAGAATTTTATAGGATTTTGTTGAGGctaatttgtgattttttttacacATGTAGGGACCTTTAATTAATTGTTCCAAAATTGGTTGGGCTACTCATTGCCAAATTTGGACTCCTTCCCATTTAATGGATGATTTAGGCTTCAATGTGAAGAGCAGTCTTATTCCTTTCATCAACCCACTTCCAAGCTGGGGTAGA comes from the Gossypium hirsutum isolate 1008001.06 chromosome A06, Gossypium_hirsutum_v2.1, whole genome shotgun sequence genome and includes:
- the LOC107936182 gene encoding uncharacterized protein codes for the protein MVVCLPSLALSAAGMVVNAFIELLDCGTSNYPGSSRDCILLAACEAHETLPQSAEFPSCVYFLSYYTYQNDIEMVHTLAFCSGVLDSLAVELKASKEFSKLYAGIAVLWLHISLNQPSVVYCFFFFFFFIFFL